The genomic DNA CTTGATGTTGCGCGCCGCGCGTCGCAGGGATGCGATCGCGGCGCGGTCCCCGGTGACCCGGACCTCAACCACGGTTGCCTACGGGGTGGGGGCGGGCGGGTACTTGGTGGAGTCGGCGGTGCTGTCCGGCGTGAACGTCGGCAGGCCTACGATGTCCCACTCCGCATCCGAGATGTTGCGCTTCTTGACATCGCCGCCGTACTCGACGGGATCGACGATGACGCGGCCGTTGACGGCGGCGGCTTCGCCCTCCTTGGGGATGAAGGTGAACGGAACCTCCTTGCCGGCGTTCTTCCACGTCCAGTCGATCAGGCCGTCCTTCTCGTTGTCCTGACCGGCGGAGAATTCCAGCTTGCTGGTGTAGAGCTTCTCCCCGGCGATGGTGTCGCCGCACAGGGTGGGCAGGTCGTCCTCCTTGTCGGAGTCGAAGGTGATCTTGGCGGCGGTCACCTGGCACGAGATGTCGAGCAGGGAAGCGCCGGTGCCGGAGCCGAAGATCAGCGATCCGGGTCCGAGGGCGACGATGGGCCGTTTGATAGCCATGACGGTGTTCTCCTAGTCGGTGGTGGTGATGATGCGAACGGCGGGGCGGTCGGTGTCGTTGACGACCACGTAGGTGGGCGGTTCATCGAAGGTGACCAGTTCGGCGACCTGATCGAGCAGCGAGCCGATGAGGTCGAGATGGTTGCGCCCGGAGCCTTTCGGCCCCATGAGGAACAGGGCGGCGCGGACGTGGAGGTTGCCCGCGAGGTCGGCGGTCCAGTCGAAGGGGGTGACCCACACGCCGACGCCGACGCTGGTCAGGTTCTTCAGGTCGACGGAGGCGTGGATCCCGGCGGCGCGGAGCGCGTCCACGAGGCGGTCGAGGTCGGTGAGCAGTTGCGAGGCCATGTCAGCCGACCACCAGACGGCGGTACTGCCCGAGGCGGAGGTACTGGTCCAGGTCGCGGTCGCGGCCCGGGATGTACGTCGCGCCGTCGATTCCCTGACTGACCCCGACCGGGGAGTTGCGCCGTTCGATGTTGCGGGCCGCGAGCATCGTCGCGCCCTGCATCACGTCGGCCGGCCACTCCCCGTTGGCGGGCGTCGCCATGTAGGAGGTGATGAAGGCGTTGACCGCCTCGCACACCTCCGCGATCAGCGTCGCGTCGTCCGCCACGGCGGGGTCGTTGGCGTACAGCCACCGCTTGACGCGTGTCACGTCGGCGGGGCCGGTGCCCTCGGTCGGGGTCGTCATGGCTTAGCCTGCCGCCGGGGCGGCGAACTGGACCTTGACCAGGCCGTCCGGGTTGTCGAGCGTGTGGGCGGTGTAGCCGAACAGGGCGCGGTCGCGGCCACCGTGCGACAAGTGCTCCGCCTCCACCCGGAGCGGGCTACCCGGCAGCTCGTAGAACGTCGCGGCCTGCTTGGCACCCGCGACCAGCGTTCCCGCCGGCACCGCCGAGGTCCAGACGATCGAGGCCGGGTCCGGTGCGGCGAGGCCGAGGAACGCGGGGGTCGTCTGCGCGGTGTAGTCGAGCAGGGCGAACTGGTCGTTCGGGTTGGCGAGGTAGTAGGACGGCGTGACGCCGGTCGCCTGATCGACGGCGGTCCGGGCGACGATCATCGCGCGGAGCAGGTCTGTCGCGGCGGCGTTGGTGATCGTCTTCGCGTTCGCGTTGACCCACACGCCCGTGGCGGTGTCGGTGACGATCGCGTAGGACTCGTTCATCGCGCGCCAGTAGGACTCGAGGATCGTGGCGTCGCCGAAGTCGTAGAACTTGCGGTCGAGGTCGTGGCCTCCGGCCCAGCGCGCGGCCTCCGCCTCGTAGGGAGCGATCGCCACCGGGTTGGTGGGAATCTCCGCCTTGTCGCCCGCGTAGGACGCCACGAGCGGCTTCTGCGTCCAGGTGAAGCCCTGGATGCGGTAGGAGGTGAGGTCGCGGCGACCGAGCAGCGGAATCAGGCGGCGGCTCTTGGCGGGGCCGGACCACAGCTCACCGAGCCACTGCGGCGGCTCCGCGTCGATCATCGCGGAGCCCTTGATGTCCGCGAGCGCCGCGTGCGCCACGTCGCCGCCGCGACCGGCCTGAATCATGCGGATCGTCTCGGCAGCTTCGCCGATCGACAGGTGCACATTCTCGCCGCCTCCGCTGCCCTGGTTCTCGCGACCGGGCACGATCAGCTCGCGCGAGCGGTGGAAGGACGCGGCGGCGCGCTCACCGTCCGGCTGCTCGGTGGCCGCGCTGTCCTGCTCGTCGGCGTCGATGAAGTCGAGGTCGTCGGCGGAGACGGCGTTGACCGCCTCGGTGCCGTAGACCTTGATCGCGGCGGCGCGGGCGTCCGCCTCGGATGCGCCCTTGGCGATCAGGGCGAGGATGAAGTCCTTGACGTTCATGGTGTTTCCGTTCTGTTCGGTGGTGGTGGTCGGGTTGTGGAATGAGGCGTTGACGCTCTGCACGCGGGCGGAGCGGAAGGCGGGCGTGTCCACGAGGGCGACGCCGGTCAGGATCGAGTCGATGACGGTGTTGCCGTTCTTGCGGATCGCGGCGACCTCGCCGGAGAGCGCGTCGCGGACCTTCTCCTTGATCTGGTGAATGGCGCGGTCGCCGTCCGGGGTGTCGGCGACCTTGAAGGACATGTACAGCCCGTCCGGCTTGTACTCGGCGTCCGTGGCGTAGCCGACCACCGCGTGGTCCTTCGTGCCGGTGTGGTCCAGGTGCAGCTTGCATCGGGCGAGGTCACGCGGGATGCGGATGGTGTTGCGCCCGAACTCCAGTGCGCCGAGGTCGGTGTAGCCGGTTTCCTCCCACGGGAGCACGAGACCGGTCACGGTCCGAGCCTTCGCCGCGTGGGCGACGTGCCCGCCCTCGGTGTGCAGTCCGGCGACCATCTCGGCGGAGAACCGGGCGACGCCTCCGAGCGATCCGTCCCCAGGCGGCGGCTGCACGCGGTGCCGTCCGAGCAGCTCGGTGGTGGGCATCGGGATCGCTCCGGTGTCGGGGTTACCGGTGAGCGCGGCAAGCTTTGCGGCGAGTTCCTGATTCTGCTGGGCGAGCTGTTCGTAGTTGCCGTTGACCTTCTTGTTGGTCTCGGCTACTGCGCCGTTGATCTTCTCGACGTCGCCGCCGATCTTCGCGACGCCGAACAGGATCGCCAGATACGGTGTGGCGAATCCGAGCAGGGTCGGTAGCGACTCGACCACGGACTGATCGCGGATCGCGTCGTAGAGGATGGCGACGATGATCAGGAGCACGATCAGCGAGCCGAGCGAGAGGGCGAGCATCTGTAATCGGTTGTTCTTCAACGTCATTCCTTCGCGGACGGTTCGATGTTGTCGGGGAGGTCGCGGGCGGTCCACAGGATATAGGCGACCAGCGCGGCGATCGTGGCGGCGATGCCGGAGACGATGCCGAGCACGAACACGAGGGCGATCAGGGCCACAGGATCACCCGCCTGGTGTCGGGGCCGACAACGCCGTCAGCGGCGATGCCGCCCCGGCGCTGCGCCTCGCGCACGACCGCCTCGGTGGCGGGGCCGAAGTCGCCGTCCACGTCGAGATGGCTGTAGCGGGGGAAGACCCGGTTGAGGTGGGCCTGCAAGGCGCGCACGTCGTCCCCGGTGTCGCCGCGCCGGAGCACGGGACGACCGGGCGCGGGCGCGGGCGAGGTCGGCGTGACGCCGATCTGGAAGCGTCCGGCGCGAATGTCGGCGGCGAGCGCGATCAGGCGCGGGTCTCCGGGGCGCACGCCGATCTGCCAGTGCATCTCGTCCGGGCGGTTCCACCTCCGACCCCAGAACATCACGCCTCGGAACGCGGCTTCGAGGTCGTTGCACTTGGCGACGCGATCGGCGGGCATCACGCGCTGCCCCCACGGGTACTGCGGCGCGTTGATGTCTACGGCTGTGCCGGACATGTGGTTGGAGTCGGCCACGTCGTTGTCGGCGGACCAGCCCCACACCTGCGAGCGGATCGGTTCGACGTTGACGCTGTACGCGGCGAGGAACCGAGACAGGACAGTCGCCACGTCGCCCGCGCGGACGGGGACTTGGCGTCCCGCTCCGGGCGCGGTGATGAGCACGCACCCGGAGCGGTTGATCATGGGCCAGCCGTTCTCGGACGGAACGCCGGGGCGGACGGGGTAGCGGGTCACTGCGATGCCTCCGTGTTGGTGGTCGGGGTCGGGGCGGGGCGCTTCGATGCGCCGCCGTCGTCGGGAGTCCCGGCGATCGCGCCGGGACCAAGCAGCTCTTCGAGGTCGAAGGCGATCCGCGTGCCGCGCGGCGACATGTCGTCCAGACCGAGCCGCGCACTGATCGGGGCCATGTACGCGGTCAGACCGAAGTCGATCAAGTCCTGTTGCTTGGCCTGCGCGTTGACGTAGGTCAGTCCCTCCGCGCTCGCGGCGTCGATGATCGATCCGGGGATGCCAGCGGAGCGCGCCACGTCGAGGGCGGCGGCGTTGCGGCCCTCAACCAGCAAGTGCTGGTTGAAGGTGCCGAGTTCCTTGACGTCGATGCCGGCGGAGGTGACCGCCACGCCGGAGCCTTCGCCGCGCCGCGCTGCAATCCAGGCGTCGCGCGCTTCGAGGAGCTGTTCCTCGGTGGCAGGGAACTCGTTGGTCTGGTGCAGGTGCACGTACGCCGAGGGCGTGGACGCGGCCTTGGTGGCGGCGTTGAGCAGGTCGCGGGCGTGCACGAGCGAGGTCAGTCCGTCCACCAACAGGCCGTCGTCGGTGCCGGGTATGACGATCACCTCATCGAGCGACGCCGGGTACTCGGTGCC from Tsukamurella paurometabola includes the following:
- a CDS encoding peptidoglycan-binding protein yields the protein MTRYPVRPGVPSENGWPMINRSGCVLITAPGAGRQVPVRAGDVATVLSRFLAAYSVNVEPIRSQVWGWSADNDVADSNHMSGTAVDINAPQYPWGQRVMPADRVAKCNDLEAAFRGVMFWGRRWNRPDEMHWQIGVRPGDPRLIALAADIRAGRFQIGVTPTSPAPAPGRPVLRRGDTGDDVRALQAHLNRVFPRYSHLDVDGDFGPATEAVVREAQRRGGIAADGVVGPDTRRVILWP
- a CDS encoding phage portal protein — translated: MSLVSKLRAALAIPAVANGEANLRRLSPYDDVNHLWPIVAPDWFPTGGMTREQAMRIPAVNRARRTICNSIARMPLRAYRGDALLGKADRPNWLDRTDGPVSPYHRMLWTVDDLFFYGVSAWAVQRGAPAAPNTLGPVLSADRIPFAQWRIDGDTGQFVYTGRNGTEYPASLDEVIVIPGTDDGLLVDGLTSLVHARDLLNAATKAASTPSAYVHLHQTNEFPATEEQLLEARDAWIAARRGEGSGVAVTSAGIDVKELGTFNQHLLVEGRNAAALDVARSAGIPGSIIDAASAEGLTYVNAQAKQQDLIDFGLTAYMAPISARLGLDDMSPRGTRIAFDLEELLGPGAIAGTPDDGGASKRPAPTPTTNTEASQ